The following are encoded in a window of Haliotis asinina isolate JCU_RB_2024 chromosome 14, JCU_Hal_asi_v2, whole genome shotgun sequence genomic DNA:
- the LOC137261675 gene encoding tRNA wybutosine-synthesizing protein 2 homolog produces MWLHASHYHLVGKMTSALIIQKEETQVIRRLLQKFGFWDNKRRLKLLSAEYVAIPITVDALSWADLGLQDRCPPCQIKQVDLAPSKISGLEPPAVKLKRHVGQLLADSGRVVSPELLEDLPLHWEKHGDLILFSSSAFTSDVWSQLGAPFWRVVCQCLGGSRLARKSSISADGFRSPQVALLYGDDSWVKHVDNGIRYSYDVKCCMFSIGNITEKLRVAQMDCKGETVVDLYAGIGYFTLPYLVHARADRVIACEWNPASVEALRRNLQLNGVQDRCTVYMGDNREVCPVDVADRVNLGLIPSSDAGWPVACAALKSDSGGILHIHGNVTSKHPACFTDTDDLEHIVAEGCESQQTLSVQQNAALMTELNTTCSCYLKSFRRSCGKAVESEGVVISPETDGCYCGLSISNPKHADSHSGVITETDRRNVSCNKKLRPEWQSWSERVRLKIQGLFERGNNAWTITILHIEHVKSYAPHMDHLVLDLDCRPCT; encoded by the exons ATGTGGTTACATGCAAGCCACTATCACTTAGTGGGGAAAATGACAAGTGCTCTTATAATACAGAAAGAAGAGACACAGGTCATTAG GCGCCTTCTTCAGAAGTTTGGTTTCTGGGATAATAAGAGAAGATTGAAGCTGCTCTCTGCAGAGTATGTTGCTATCCCCATCACTGTGGATGCTCTCAGTTGGGCGGACTTAGGACTTCAGGACAGATGCCCTCCATGTCAG ATAAAACAGGTGGATCTGGCTCCATCAAAGATATCAGGCCTGGAACCGCCAGCTGTCAAACTCAAGAGGCATGTTGGACAATTATTGGCTGACTCaggcagagttgtctcccctgaacTTCTTGAAGATTTGCCATTGCACTGGGAAAAACATGGGGATCTCATTTTGTTTTCCAGCTCAGCCTTCACCAGTGATGTTTGGTCCCAGCTAG GCGCTCCATTTTGGAGGGTTGTGTGTCAGTGTCTTGGTGGGTCACGCCTAGCGAGGAAGTCAAGCATCTCAGCAGATGGCTTCCGTAGCCCCCAGGTGGCGCTGTTGTATGGAGATGATAGTTGGGTGAAGCATGTGGACAACGGCATCAG GTACAGTTATGATGTGAAGTGCTGCATGTTTAGCATCGGAAACATCACAGAGAAACTTCGTGTTGCTCAGATGGATTGCAAGGGGGAGACTGTGGTGGATCTGTACGCAG GAATAGGCTACTTCACCCTTCCATACCTGGTGCATGCCAGGGCTGACCGAGTCATTGCCTGTGAATGGAACCCTGCATCTGTGGAGGCACTACGTCGTAATCTGCAGCTAAATGGTGTACAGGACAGGTGCACTGTCTACATGGGGGATAACAGAGAG GTGTGTCCTGTGGATGTGGCAGACAGAGTCAACCTAGGATTGATCCCATCGTCAGATGCAGGCTGGCCCGTGGCCTGTGCAGCTCTGAAGTCTGACAGTGGTGGGATTCTACATATCCATGGAAATGTGACATCAAAGCACCCTGCATGCTTTACAGACACAGATGACCTTGAACATATAGTTGCCGAAGGTTGTGAATCTCAACAGACTCTCTCTGTTCAGCAGAATGCAGCTCTGATGACTGAACTGAACACAACGTGTTCTTGTTATCTGAAGTCTTTTAGAAGATCCTGTGGTAAAGCTGTGGAATCAGAGGGGGTAGTAATCTCACCTGAGACTGATGGCTGTTATTGTGGACTTTCAATATCAAACCCTAAACATGCTGACTCACACTCGGGAGTGATAACAGAAACAGACAGAAGAAACGTTTCCTGCAATAAGAAATTAAGACCTGAGTGGCAGAGCTGGTCCGAAAGAGTGAGACTTAAGATACAGGGCCTCTTTGAGCGTGGCAATAACGCCTGGACCATCACCATTCTTCATATTGAACACGTCAAGTCCTATGCCCCTCATATGGATCATCTAGTCCTCGACCTTGACTGTCGACCTTGTACGTGA